The window GTGTCAGTGTCTGTATCTGTATCTGTATCGCTGTCAGAATCTGTATCTGTGTCAGTATCTACATCTGTGTCTGTGTCGCTGTCAGTGTCAGTATCTGAATCCGCATCAGTATCTGTGTCAGTGTCTGTATCAGTATCTACATCTGTGTCTGAATCTGTATCTGTGTCAGTATCTGTATCAGTATCTACATCTGTGTCTGAATCTGTATCTGTGTCAGTATCTGTATCAGTATCTACATCTGTGTCTGAATCCGTGTCAGAGTCTGTATCAGTATCAGTATCGCTGTCAGAATCTGTATCAGTGTCTGTATCAGTGTCTGTATCAGTGTCTGTATCAGTATCTACATCTGTGTCAGTATCAGAATCTGAATCTGTATCTGTGTCAGTGTCAGTATCTGTATCGCTGTCAGAATCACCAGTAGATCTTTCATCTTCAGCTAAAATATCTAACTCTTCTTCAGCTTCATCTTCATTATCTTCTTCATCTTCATCATTAGAAGTTCCAAATTTTGCTCTACGAACATCTGCTCTAACATCTGTAGATGCATTATTTAACTCAGCGAATACTGCTTCCCCACCTTCAGTAGACTCTGCAGCGTCCCCACCTGCTGCAGTTTCTATATCATCTAGGTTTATATCTTCACCATATTCTTGCATTAAGTCTTGTATAGCATCATTTTTTGTTACAACTTCCGGTGCTGATAAATCTATATCAGTTAAAGTAGCATCAAATAATTGAGCTTGTTTACCAAGCATAACAACATCACTACCATCAGCTAAAGATATTATTAAACTATCTATTCCACTATTAGTAGTAGCACCAACAATTTCTTGGCCTTCAAGAATCTCATAACCTTCCGTTACTTCGATTAATGAACCGTCTTCCCCTTTAACGTAGAACTTTCCGCCGTCTATGCTTGTAATTTTTCCTACTACACTTGACATAAGATACTCCTGATAATTATTTTATATCGTTATTATATTTGTTTTATATGGAAAAAATATATTGTACCGCGGTACAATGCAGAAATTAAGTTAGTGATTTACAAAAATAGAGCTGTTATGTTAACATATTATATTAATAAAAGCGAGCACAATATTATGGAAAAAGATTTTAAATTTAATTTAAACACTAAAGTAGCAGAAGAATTAGAAGTTTATTCAGAGATATTAAAAAAAGATCCAAGCACTATTTTAAATGAAGCACTAGAGCTTTACTTTGAATATGAACAAAAAAAATTACTAGAGAAAAACTTAGAAGATGAAAATGCTATGACCAACTTAAATTATGATGAATTTTGGGATGGAGTAGATCTATAAAATAAAATATTGTTTGAATATGTACATTTTTGTAAAACGTAATATCTTATCTACAATTTTGTAGATATTTAATGTAATATTTTTTAGTATTTACAAAATTGTATAGAATTACAAAGCTTATAAAATCCCTATTTTTAGGGGCTTATAGAGCTAAAAAGAATAATTAAAGAGTTGTGGCACACCTTATGCAATATAACTAATATACAACTTGTAATCAATCATTACAAGATATAAGGAGTTAAAAATGTATGAGAGCCAAATAGTAGAAGTTAAAGATATGAACTTTTGTCACTACATAAACCACTTTGATGAGTTTGATATAAACTATGAAGAAATCTTCGAGCTTGAAGTAGCATATGATGATGACAATGAAGAAGATGAATGCATAGATTACTAAATGCTAAATTCCACTTGGGAATATATATACTTTCTAAATAAGTATTACTTGCAAGAACCTATATATTTCCCATTTATATTAGATTTCATATTCATTCCTTGAGCATTGACTACAATCTCACCTTTTGCAGTTGTCTTAGTATATGTTATTTTTCCTGTAGATGTAGACTTTCCATTTTCATCTTTACACTCAATTTTCCACTTAACTGTATTACCTACAATTTTCTTTTCTATAACTTTACAACCGTTAGCTTGTTGTTTCTCTTGCGGTACTAAATCCTCTTTTGTTATACAATCACTATACGTTGTAGAAGGCACAACCATACCCATCATCTCCATTCTCACAGACCATGACCACATACCTTCTTTTATATCTAATTGTTTAGAATATACATTTACACTAAACACGGCTAATGATAGCAATATGAACACAGGGTAAGTAAGTAATTTTTTCATAACTAACCTTTTTGATGATAATAAATTATATATTATCATATTTGTGATTTTATATCAATTTAGATTTAGAATATTCATAATTACAGCTTAAAAATATAGTTTAAAATATAATTTTAATTAATATTACAAAATTGTAAATTGATTAAATTTTATACATCAAAATTGTATACAGAGAATTTATTTCATATACAATTCCCTCAAACATATATGTATCACAAAAATATAATTTACAAGGAAATTATTATGGAGTCTTCTCTAGTTGAGTACAAGAACTTTCAAATATCTAAAGAACTGGTGCCTTTTATAAAATACATGGAACCTGTTGAAGAGAGTAGAGAAAAATTAAATGATTTAAGCAAAAACTGGGACAGTTTGTCTCTTTTAAGTCAACTCGGAGATGCTGGTGTTAATATGACAAAGATTAAAAATAATTTCACATCACTGTCATCAGAGCTTATAAATTATTTAGGTTCTGAACTATTAAAGAAAACTGTATCAGAGATGAACTCAAAGGCTCAGGTAGCTGTAGATATTGTTATTAGAAACCTTTTTGAAAGAACAGCAGACATAGGTTTTTTAGCAACTGATGAGAAGATAAGAAACTTTCTTGAAAATCATCAATCTAAATTTAACGAACAATATAAAGATGATTTAGCTCAAATACAAGATCGTTTTTTAGAGTATGTTGATAAATACAGCGTATATTTTGACATTGTACTTATGAATACACATGGAGATATAGTTGCTAACATAGACTCTAGTAATATTGTAGATAAATCAAAAGACCCGATTATTTTTGAAGCTATAAACACTGATAAAGAGTATGTAGAAACATTTAAATATCATGATTTTTTACCTCAACATAAAAAAAGCTTGGTTTATTCATATAAAGTTACAAAAACAAATGATGTTAATTCAGAAGCGATCGGGGTATTGTGTTTATGTTTTAAATTTGAAGATGAAATGCAGGGAATCTTTAAAAACCTTATAAACCATACAACTAAAGAGTGTATAACTATTTTAAATGATGACTCAGAGGTTATAGCAACAAGTGATGATTATCATATCAGAATCGGTTCAAAGCTTGAAACTGTATTTGATGAAAGTTATAAAATAGTTTCATTTGGTGGAAGAGACTATATATCTAAAAGCTGTAAAACTAATGGTTATCAAGGTTTTTACGGTCTTGGCTGGTATGGTCATATAATGGTTCCATTAGATCATGCTTTCTCAGATCTTGGAAACGATCACTTTGAAATCTCACAAGAATTACTTCTTGCCATTTTACAACACGGAAATCAGTTTTCAGAAGAGTTAAAAAATATTCCTGTGCAGGCTAGTAATATTCAAAACAACCTCAACAGAGCTATTTGGAATGGAAATATAAAACAAAGCAATTCAAAAAACAATAATAAGCAGTTTTCAAAAGCACTGTTATTAGAGATCCGCAAAACCGGAGAAGATACAAAAAATATTATCGGAACTTCTATGGCTAACCTTACAAAGACTATGGTTCTAGGTGACTGCCTATTTTTAGCTGATCTTATTCTTGATATTATGGACAGAAACCTATATGAAAGGGCTAATGACTGTAGATGGTGGGCATTGACTCCAGACTTTAGAACTATCCTTGAGAATGAAACTATAGATCTTCCACAAAGAAAACAGATTGAAGATATATTAGTATATATTAATGATCTGTATACAGTTTATACAAACCTATTTGTATATGACAGAAATGGAGTAGTAACAGCTGTTTCAAATAAAAAAGATTCTTATTTAGTAGGCCAAAAACTTTCAGATGAATGGATAAAGAAAACGTTAGAAATAACAGATTCATCCAAATATTATGTATCTGATTTTGAAAAATCAAATTTATACAACTCTAAACATACATACATTTACAATGCTCCTATTCTTTCTTTAAATAATGAGCAAAAGGTATTAGGAGGTATCGGTATTGTATTTGATTCAGAAGTAGAGTTTGAAGCTATGATCAATGAATCTCTTCCTAAAGAGAATAATGGAAAAATTAAAGATGGACTTTTCTCTGTACTGACAACAAAAGATCAAACTATTATTGCTTCAAATAATCATGAATACACTACAGGTCAAACTTTTAATATTGATAAAAAGTTCTTTGATCTAAAACCAGGTGAATCATTAAGTGAGGTTGTAGAATTTAATGGTATTTATTACGCACTTGGAGCTCAGTGTTCTAAAGGATATCGTGAATATAAGAGCGAAAAAGATGATTATAAAAATGATGTGTATAACTTTGTTTTTTCATATATCAGTAATGTTGAAGAAACGGTAATTGACTTAGATGAAAAATTTTCTTTAGAAAAAGATATATCATCTGAAATAAATGAAAATAGCATTGATGTAGCTTCTTTTATGGTTGGTTCACAATGGTTGGGTGTAAAAGCATCTGATGTGATCGAATCAATCAGTATAAACGATTTAATCTCTACTATAAAGATGGACAGCAATCATCATTTTAAAGGTACTGTAATATATAACGACAGCGTTGTATCAGTTATAGATATACAAAATTTTATAAATGAAGACATTACAGAGGAATATGAAGAGATTATAATATTAAAATATGGTAATGACGGTGGGTATATAGGTATATTGGTTAATTCATTAAGTGATATACCTGAAATTGATATGAACAGCATTAAACCATTGCAAGAATATATAATAGGTAATGGTACTCTAGTTCAAAGTGTAGTATTTCCTAAAGATCAAACAAGTAAAGATGTACTAAGTATTTTAAGTATAGAAAAGATAAATACTCAACTAGTTGAACCAAATAATAAAGATATATCTATTAAAAGAATATCTGCATAATATATCTGTAATAAGAGTAGCTATTTTAGCTGCTCAGAAATATATTAAGTTGTCTTTTCTAAATACTCCAGTAATTTAAAAAGTTCTGCTTGTTCATCTTTTAGTTTATCTTTATCAAGTGTATCAAGATAATAACGTAAAAAAGTTTTAGTTGAATAATCACCTTTTATACCTGCATCTCTAAAAAATTCTTGTATCGGTTTTGACCGACCTGCATTCTTCCAAATGGAAATATCCAAATCGTATGCTTTATAATTAAGAATTCTAGATAGCATATCTTTGTATTTTACATGCAGTATAGATAATTCTTTTTCAAATTCATGAAAATACTTTTCTTTGTATATAGCTTTTATATTTTTCATATCAGCAAGTTCTTCTGTTAAACATGCCCTTTCATGAATAGCATCTACATATCTTCCACGTATTTTTTTGAGTTTCTCTTTAAGCTTTGGCTTAATTCTATTATCATTTATAGATTTTAAATTTTCCTCACCCCTTTTTATCTCCGGTTCTAATGAGTTTATAATTCTAGTTAAAATCGGAATGCCATTGAGACATTTTTCTCTTGCTTTTTGATACTGTACATATTCAGGTTGCACACGTAAAAAAATCATTTCAAAAGCAAGATCAGGTATATCATCTTTTTCAGTAATACTATTATATGCTTTTTGTAAATCTTCTATAATGTTTAGTTTCTTTTTAATTTCTTTGTGTTCATATAAAGATGGGTCAAGACCTCGTAGGTTGTTATATGCCGTAAGTAAAAAACGTTTAGATAAAAAGTAGTCAAGTTGAGCTTTTGTATTGATTATTTCAGGAGGTTCGCCTATAACGTCTTCTATATGACTAAAATAACTTTGTAGCGTCTGTGCTACACTGTATTTAGCTGTACACTCTTCTGTGGAAATCACATCGTTTTCTGCTTGAAAATTTTCTTTTACAGTTTCTTTAGTCACTGATGGAACTACAATACTTTTTAAAACGTCACCCTCAATATCACATTCCACTAAAAGATTTGCTTCAGGACCAACTTCAAAATCATCCCAGACATCAACTGAAAAATCAAGTTTTTCTTTTGTATCTAGGATCAGTTTACCTTGTCCTGTTTGAAGGTTATAAAAAAGTATTCGACCTTTTGTTTTCATATTTAATCCATATATCTAACTTTAATATTGATTATATCAGAATATGGTTATGTTTATGTTTATTATAAGTAAAAAGTAATTTAGGGGATTAATCTTCAAGTGGTGGACAGAGAGGGATTCGAACCCTCGGTACAGTTACCCATACGCATCCTTAGCAGGGATGTGGTTTCAGCCAGCTCACCCATCTATCCGTTTGAAGGTGGAAATTATAATAAGAGTATCATAATATATAGCTTAAATAGACAATATTAGTAAGTAATTATTGTATAATAATTGGAAAAAGTTCTAGGTATATGATGAAACTACTTCTTATAATTTTTATTGCAGTTAATGTTTATGCTTCATCTTACCCATATTTTTCTTCTAAAGAAATCGACATAATAAAAAATACTTCAGGTAATAAGGCAAAAAATAGAGTTGAAGACTACATTAAAACTATAAACTATTACAAATACCTTTCTAAAAAAGAGCAGTTAGCAAAAGTAAACTCATACCTCAACCAACTACTTTCAAAAACTGATAGTAATAATAACAAAACTACGGACTACTGGGAGACACCGAAAGAGTTTTTAAAGATAGGTTATGGAGATTGTGAAGATTATGCGATCATAAAATACTATACACTTTTAAAATTAGGTTTTAAAAAAAGCAGACTATATATGACTATCGTATACGATAAATTTTCAAAGAGTTATCATATGGTTTTAAGTTATTTTGAAACAAGGGGGAAACCACCTCTTATACTTGATAATCTGAGTTTTCGTATACTAACTCTAGATAAAAGAGATGATTTAATAGTTCATAAACTTATAAATGAGGACGGTACATATACACTAGATAAAAATTACTGTCTTCTTAGAGTAGATGAAACACACCCGAAGCTAAAATCACTTCTAAAAAAAGTAAAAAAAGATAATTAGATCTGTTCTAAAATTTTTGCTACCACTTCTGAAGGATATTCAGACTTGTATATTGGACGACCAACCACTATAAAATCAACTTTTGCACTTTTTGCATATGCCACGTCAGCTACACGTTTTTGATCACCTGCATCTTCACCAAAAGGTCTAATTCCAGGAGTTAATGTCATAAAATCATCTGAAGTTATATTCTTAATAGACTCACTCTCAAATGCTGAACATACAACACCGTCAAGTCCACTATCTTGTGCATCTTTTGCAAACTGATCAGCCTTACTTGCAATAGAAGCTTCATAAACAGCACTAAACTCATCTTCAGCAAATGATGTAAGTGCAGTTACAGCCAATACAATTGGTCTTTTTTCATACTTTTCTAAACGCTCCATTACAGTCTTCATAGCACGTTTACCAGCACTAGCATGAACATTAAACATATCTACGCCAAGTCCCATAATAGATTCTGCTGCATCAGCCATAGTATTTGGAATGTCATAAAGTTTTAAATCAAGGAATATTTTAAAATCTGGATTTATTTGTTTGATAGCTTTTAAAAAGTCTTCACCATCACGAATATAAGTACGAAGTCCGACTTTTAGCCAGATATTATGATCTTTGATCTTGTGTATAAGATCTAAATTTTCTTCTTTTGTAGGTAAGTCAAGTGCTACACATAATTCCATAAGATATTTCCTATAAATAAATTATGAAATTATAACACTTATATGCTTAGTAAAAGGTTTTTAACCTTTTACCATAGCTTCAATTTTAGCAACTACACTTGGATCTTCAAGAGTTGAGATATCTTGAGTGATAGCCTCACCTTTAGCGATTGAACGTAAGATACGACGCATTATTTTACCGCTCCTAGTTTTTGGAAGACCCGGTGCAAAGATCATGTCGTCACATAAAGCAATGTTACCGATCTCTTTTTTGATGATAGAGTTAATAGCTTTAACCTCTTCAACTTCATCAGCTACACCATCATCAGATTTTAATACAACATATGCAAATATACCTTCACCTTTAAGTGGGTGTGGTTTACCAACAACAGCAACTTCTGCTACATTTGCGTGTTTTTTGATAGCAGCTTCAACTTCAGCAGTACCCATACGGTGTCCACTTACATTAATAACGTCATCAGTACGACCAGTGATTGTTATATAACCATCTTCATCGTAGTTTGCACCATCACCTGTGAAGTATACAGGTACACCGTCTTTTTTTACATCTCCGAAATATGATTTATTAAATCTTTCATCATCACCCCATACACCACGGATCATTGATGGCCATGGTTTAACGATACACATATAACCGCTCTCACCCGGACCTACTTTTTTACCAGTTTCAGGATCTAAAATCTCACCCATTATACCTGGCAGTGGTAAAGTAGCACAAGCTGGTTTAATTGGAGTTGCACCAGGAAGTGGAGAAACGATGTGACCACCAGTCTCAGTTTGCCAGTAAGTATCAACGATAGCACATTTAGAAGCTCCAACTTCTTCATAGTACCATTTCCATGCCGGTGGATCGATTGGCTCACCAACTGTTCCAAGAACTTTAAGAGAAGAGATATCGTATTTAGCAGGCTCATCTTCACCAGTTTTGTGTAGTACACGAATAGCTGTCGGAGCTGTATAGAATTGGTTAATTTTGTACTCTTCAACCATTTTCCATGGACGACCAGCATCTGGGAATGTAATAACACCCTCAAACATAACTGTAGTAGCACCCATAGCGAGTGGACCATAAACAATGTATGTGTGACCAGTAATCCAACCAACGTCAGCCGTACACCAGTAAGTATCGTTTTCTTTTACATCAAATACCCATTCCATAGTCATTTGAGCCCAAAGGATATATCCAGCAGAGTTGTGTTGTACACCTTTTGGTTTACCAGTAGAACCAGATGTGTAAAGTAAGAATAATGGATCTTCTGCATCCATAACTTCAGCTTCACATTTAGCAGATTTGTTTTTGATTAGTTCATTGTAAGAATAGTCACGACCAGCAACCCACTCAACATCTTCGTTGTTACGCTCAACTACAAGAACTTTCTCAACTGGAGAATTTGCATCAATAGCAGCATCAACAACAGGTTTTAGCATATATGGTTTTTCTTTTCTGAAAGCACCATCAGCAGTAATAACAACTTTAGCTTCAGCATCTTCGATTCTATCTTTTAGAGCTTCAGCAGAGAATCCACCAAAAACGATAGAGTGGATAGCACCGATTCTAGCACAAGCAAGCATTGCATAAGCAGCTTCAGGAATCATTGGCATATAGATAACAACGCGGTCACCTTTTTTTACACCGAAATCTTCTTTTAAAAGGTTAGCAAATTTGTTCACTTCATAAAAAAGCTCAAGATATGTAATAATTTGCTTATCACCACGGTCACCTTCAAAAATAATAGCTGCTTTATTTTTACGAGAATCTAAATGTCTGTCTATACATTGATGAGCAACATTTAGTTTTCCACCTTCAAACCATTTTGCAAACGGCATGTTTGAATCATCTAATACATTTGTAAAAGGTTCAAACCAATCGATCTTCTCTTTTGCGAAATGTCCCCAGTAACCTTCGTAATCTTCCATAGCCCAATCTTGTAACTCTTGGTACTCACACATATTTTTTATACGTGCATTTTTTGAAAACTCTTTATTTGGTTTAAAAACTGGCTTTTTATCTGACATTATTTTTTCCTTTTGTTAATTTTAAATATATCATTGCAGTCATAATGGCATCATTTACTGCATTGTGTGCACCCATATTAGGGATACCGCAATCCT of the Sulfurimonas sp. genome contains:
- a CDS encoding DUF3617 domain-containing protein, which codes for MKKLLTYPVFILLSLAVFSVNVYSKQLDIKEGMWSWSVRMEMMGMVVPSTTYSDCITKEDLVPQEKQQANGCKVIEKKIVGNTVKWKIECKDENGKSTSTGKITYTKTTAKGEIVVNAQGMNMKSNINGKYIGSCK
- the pyrF gene encoding orotidine-5'-phosphate decarboxylase, with the protein product MELCVALDLPTKEENLDLIHKIKDHNIWLKVGLRTYIRDGEDFLKAIKQINPDFKIFLDLKLYDIPNTMADAAESIMGLGVDMFNVHASAGKRAMKTVMERLEKYEKRPIVLAVTALTSFAEDEFSAVYEASIASKADQFAKDAQDSGLDGVVCSAFESESIKNITSDDFMTLTPGIRPFGEDAGDQKRVADVAYAKSAKVDFIVVGRPIYKSEYPSEVVAKILEQI
- a CDS encoding transglutaminase-like cysteine peptidase, which gives rise to MKLLLIIFIAVNVYASSYPYFSSKEIDIIKNTSGNKAKNRVEDYIKTINYYKYLSKKEQLAKVNSYLNQLLSKTDSNNNKTTDYWETPKEFLKIGYGDCEDYAIIKYYTLLKLGFKKSRLYMTIVYDKFSKSYHMVLSYFETRGKPPLILDNLSFRILTLDKRDDLIVHKLINEDGTYTLDKNYCLLRVDETHPKLKSLLKKVKKDN
- the acs gene encoding acetate--CoA ligase; translation: MSDKKPVFKPNKEFSKNARIKNMCEYQELQDWAMEDYEGYWGHFAKEKIDWFEPFTNVLDDSNMPFAKWFEGGKLNVAHQCIDRHLDSRKNKAAIIFEGDRGDKQIITYLELFYEVNKFANLLKEDFGVKKGDRVVIYMPMIPEAAYAMLACARIGAIHSIVFGGFSAEALKDRIEDAEAKVVITADGAFRKEKPYMLKPVVDAAIDANSPVEKVLVVERNNEDVEWVAGRDYSYNELIKNKSAKCEAEVMDAEDPLFLLYTSGSTGKPKGVQHNSAGYILWAQMTMEWVFDVKENDTYWCTADVGWITGHTYIVYGPLAMGATTVMFEGVITFPDAGRPWKMVEEYKINQFYTAPTAIRVLHKTGEDEPAKYDISSLKVLGTVGEPIDPPAWKWYYEEVGASKCAIVDTYWQTETGGHIVSPLPGATPIKPACATLPLPGIMGEILDPETGKKVGPGESGYMCIVKPWPSMIRGVWGDDERFNKSYFGDVKKDGVPVYFTGDGANYDEDGYITITGRTDDVINVSGHRMGTAEVEAAIKKHANVAEVAVVGKPHPLKGEGIFAYVVLKSDDGVADEVEEVKAINSIIKKEIGNIALCDDMIFAPGLPKTRSGKIMRRILRSIAKGEAITQDISTLEDPSVVAKIEAMVKG
- a CDS encoding chemotaxis protein CheW; amino-acid sequence: MESSLVEYKNFQISKELVPFIKYMEPVEESREKLNDLSKNWDSLSLLSQLGDAGVNMTKIKNNFTSLSSELINYLGSELLKKTVSEMNSKAQVAVDIVIRNLFERTADIGFLATDEKIRNFLENHQSKFNEQYKDDLAQIQDRFLEYVDKYSVYFDIVLMNTHGDIVANIDSSNIVDKSKDPIIFEAINTDKEYVETFKYHDFLPQHKKSLVYSYKVTKTNDVNSEAIGVLCLCFKFEDEMQGIFKNLINHTTKECITILNDDSEVIATSDDYHIRIGSKLETVFDESYKIVSFGGRDYISKSCKTNGYQGFYGLGWYGHIMVPLDHAFSDLGNDHFEISQELLLAILQHGNQFSEELKNIPVQASNIQNNLNRAIWNGNIKQSNSKNNNKQFSKALLLEIRKTGEDTKNIIGTSMANLTKTMVLGDCLFLADLILDIMDRNLYERANDCRWWALTPDFRTILENETIDLPQRKQIEDILVYINDLYTVYTNLFVYDRNGVVTAVSNKKDSYLVGQKLSDEWIKKTLEITDSSKYYVSDFEKSNLYNSKHTYIYNAPILSLNNEQKVLGGIGIVFDSEVEFEAMINESLPKENNGKIKDGLFSVLTTKDQTIIASNNHEYTTGQTFNIDKKFFDLKPGESLSEVVEFNGIYYALGAQCSKGYREYKSEKDDYKNDVYNFVFSYISNVEETVIDLDEKFSLEKDISSEINENSIDVASFMVGSQWLGVKASDVIESISINDLISTIKMDSNHHFKGTVIYNDSVVSVIDIQNFINEDITEEYEEIIILKYGNDGGYIGILVNSLSDIPEIDMNSIKPLQEYIIGNGTLVQSVVFPKDQTSKDVLSILSIEKINTQLVEPNNKDISIKRISA